In Astyanax mexicanus isolate ESR-SI-001 chromosome 25, AstMex3_surface, whole genome shotgun sequence, a genomic segment contains:
- the alpk1 gene encoding alpha-protein kinase 1 gives MNAPDVSALLEECLRLAETQRTEPDSETHRTNRADLSAELRTLLGEAVEMRWPFVEEKWQYKSSVTPEDKVNTKDLVSHNLPQLMAFLKSSIVGAEPLWAMSVVFLVDRFLYWKDSSHTLLKIAKALHRNYPETPVAPQVVIRQARVYLNTGKLQKAEYILSSLINNNGATGSWRYQRDSDRVLVQAVSLQVRGQVLQKLGLWLEAAELIWASLVGFYILPLPDKKGIGTSLGLLASLLISMTDKDFSTFQKIPHINLGFLGDCRHRLLCAAQAAKSAVIYSQFDPLYVLTHMVTQGTCLLSYSFSRSCPAVEKPSYLALAKEAFEIGLLTKVETDTVTSQQELHTLIKAAFCLSITNKWMLGPVEEVSLAVQACQEANALLYSYCFEDDSDKVLVSSEVMAKVQRVKMLLKVKDFSNSDPHSFIPDSYRVSENRPAAFTLEDFTEMVERFQKHHKSVCEAFEGRGLERSAAHDNCLTAFQTTALAEPLTTECSTRDPGIEDDNEGISDSSGSKASLGSSFNEVRLKKMFKLDRRTSEGSSSLASSWPKTSSSGSSFELVDPIRCTEVDEDVNGEKNIHKSQCKNANSTSSSHGIGDNQQSTLPSSHSPGVLNEGVLNTQQTSKQELCTTLGSEDHKNSNQMGPNASGSSSGTRTSSGSLSSSLGSSWQSFSFSTRSPTNEGGGSSKTLKGSYQQSVQSSIETVEDLDVFSVSDGLSGLVLSGNNSPNGLNAQQQAKTELCTTLGSEDHETTKKILDTDATGKSKDSRMSSGSFCSSLNSSWQSVLFSTRSPPVNQNCGTVDKSPDSPFQELQPNSPGTSAEGLMKTQTANHSQTQVQIQSFVETVEDLDGLSLSDGLSGRTVAGNNSPTGLNAQQSSKKQDLCTTLESEDDKTTKKVMTNASGSSSGTRTSSGSLSSSLGSSWQSISFSTRSPTNEGGGSSKTLKGRYQQSVQSSIETVEDLDVFSLSDDLSGHTAAGNGSNGLNAQQQSKPELRTTLESKECNATGKSKGTRMSSGSLSSSLNSSWQKASFSRSPPNEDFGPILKNKPETGNVDGLSGHANVEHPQGSASLPSSELDSFVMVPSDHSSASSNRGKDSSPADSPTIQRPSHSDLQDNPSKNRSRDLFPSYMTCSTCFQGCTMGSVVLTEQDYRSLLSGVCQGCLLRRLPDQTFKLRHYNRAYSGVLLKYSKVTESWTGSETSVFVGGVLQVAVEGRQRQAFRIQYLHQEQLLGSYVGKEYLRERKPHAHLADVERQMTAQFYVMEFNKRLYESNKTTQIFYIPSELLLITEADCMVACVSVEPYMLGDFVKLTNNTTKKNKRLQATDYGIAFGHFTYAFSNQQEVVVDLQGWVTANGKGLAYLTDPQIHSLRKPKSPSNFHQNGILKFLQQQHGERCGPVCCAALQDFPQHLLK, from the exons ATGAACGCTCCGGATGTGAGCGCTCTGCTGGAGGAGTGTCTGCGTTtggcagaaacacagagaacagaaCCGGACTCAGAAACCCACAGAACAAACCGAG CTGATCTCTCGGCTGAGCTGAGGACTCTGCTGGGGGAGGCGGTGGAGATGAGGTGGCCGTTTGTGGAGGAGAAATGGCAGTACAAGAGTTCGGTTACGCCAGAAGATAAAGTGAACACCAAGGACCTCGTCAGCCACAACCTGCCCCAGCTAATG GCGTTTCTGAAATCCTCGATCGTGGGGGCGGAGCCTCTGTGGGCGATGTCGGTGGTGTTTCTGGTGGATCGTTTCCTCTACTGGAAGGACAGTTCACACACCCTGCTGAAGATCGCTAAAGCTCTACACAGAAATTACCCAGAAACCCCTGTGGCCCCGCAGGTCGTTATCAGACAGGCCAGAGTCTACCTGAACACAG GGAAACTACAGAAAGCTGAGTACATCCTGAGCAGCCTGATCAATAACAACGGAGCAACTG GGAGTTGGAGGTATCAGAGGGACAGTGACCGGGTCCTCGTCCAGGCCGTCAGTCTGCAGGTCCGGGGTCAGGTTCTGCAGAAACTGG gtctGTGGCTGGAAGCAGCAGAGCTGATCTGGGCTTCACTCGTGGGTTTCTACATTCTACCTCTTCCTGATAAAAAG GGTATCGGCACGTCTCTGGGGCTTCTGGCCAGCTTGCTCATCTCAATGACGGATAAAGACTTCTCCACGTTTCAGAAGATTCCTCACATTAACCTG GGGTTTCTGGGAGACTGCAGGCATCGTCTGCTCTGTGCAGCTCAGGCGGCTAAATCAGCCGTGATCTACAGCCAGTTCGACCCTCTGTATGTGCTCACTCACATG GTCACTCAGGGAACCTGCCTGCTGTCGTACAGCTTCTCCAGATCGTGTCCTGCTGTTGAGAAACCATCTTATCTGGCTCTGGCTAAGGAAGCCTTTGAGATCGGTTTGCTAACGAAGGTGGAGACGGACACGGTGACGAGCCAACAGGAACTTCACACCCTGATAAAAGCAGCATTCTGCTTATCCATCACTAACAAATGGATGCTTGGTCCGGTGGAAGAGGTCAGCCTGGCCGTTCAGGCTTGTCAGGAAGCTAACGCGCTGCTGTATTCCTACTGTTTTGAAGACGATTCCGATAAAGTTCTGGTATCTTCTGAAGTCATGGCGAAGGTTCAGCGAGTCAAGATGcttttaaaagtgaaagatttctcCAATTCAGACCCACACTCTTTTATTCCGGACAGTTACAGAGTTTCGGAGAACAGACCTGCCGCGTTCACTCTGGAAGACTTCACCGAGATGGTTGAACGTTTCCAGAAGCACCACAAATCTGTGTGTGAAGCTTTTGAAGGTCGAGGACTTGAGCGAAGTGCTGCCCATGATAACTGCCTCACAGCTTTCCAGACAACAGCACTGGCTGAACCACTGACAACAGAATGTTCCACCAGAGATCCTGGAATAGAAGACGATAACGAAGGCATTTCTGACTCTAGTGGAtctaaagcatccttgggttctTCTTTTAATGAGGTCCGTCTAAAGAAAATGTTCAAATTGGATAGAAGAACTTCTGAAGGAAGCAGCAGTTTAGCTTCTTCCTGGCCGAAAACGTCCAGTTCTGGGTCTTCTTTTGAGCTAGTTGACCCAATCCGTTGCACAGAAGTTGATGAAGATGTCAATGGTGAGAAGAACATCCACAAATCACAGTGCAAAAATGCTAACAGCACTAGTAGTAGCCATGGAATTGGTGATAATCAACAAAGCACACTTCCTTCTTCACACTCTCCTGGAGTTTTGAATGAAGGAGTATTAAATACTCAACAAACATCTAAGCAAGAGCTTTGCACCACCTTAGGAAGTGAGGACCATAAAAACAGCAACCAGATGGGTCCTAATGCTTCAGGGAGCAGCTCTGGTACGAGAACGTCGTCAGGCTCTTTGAGCAGTAGCTTGGGATCGTCTTGGCAGAGCTTCTCATTCTCCACCAGATCTCCGACAAATGAAGGAGGAGGTTCTTCCAAGACCTTAAAAGGAAGCTACCAACAAAGTGTGCAGAGTTCCATTGAGACGGTTGAAGATCTGGATGTTTTCTCTGTAAGCGATGGTCTCTCTGGGCTTGTATTATCTGGTAACAATAGTCCAAATGGACTCAACGCTCAACAGCAAGCCAAAACAGAGCTCTGCACCACATTGGGAAGTGAAGACCATGAAACAACCAAGAAGATACTGGATACAGATGCTACAGGAAAAAGTAAAGACAGCAGAATGTCATCAGGCTCTTTTTGCAGTAGCTTGAACTCATCCTGGCAGAGTGTCTTATTTTCCACCAGATCTCCTCCAGTTAATCAGAACTGTGGAACTGTTGATAAGAGTCCCGATAGTCCCTTTCAGGAGTTACAACCCAACAGTCCAGGAACATCAGCAGAAGGTTTAATGAAGACCCAAACAGCAAACCATTCTCAGACTCAAGTACAAATTCAGAGTTTTGTTGAGACGGTTGAAGATCTAGATGGTTTATCGTTAAGCGATGGTCTCTCTGGTCGTACAGTGGCTGGTAATAATAGTCCAACGGGGCTCAATGCTCAACAGTCGTCAAAAAAGCAAGACCTTTGCACCACCTTAGAAAGTGAAGATGATAAAACCACCAAGAAGGTGATGACTAATGCTTCAGGGAGCAGCTCAGGTACGAGAACGTCGTCAGGCTCTTTGAGCAGTAGCTTGGGATCCTCTTGGCAGAGCATCTCATTCTCAACCAGATCTCCGACAAATGAAGGAGGAGGTTCTTCCAAGACCTTAAAAGGACGCTACCAACAAAGTGTGCAGAGTTCCATTGAGACGGTGGAAGATCTGGATGTTTTCTCTTTAAGCGATGATCTCTCTGGCCATACAGCGGCTGGTAATGGTTCCAATGGACTCAACGCCCAACAGCAGTCAAAACCAGAGCTTCGAACCACCTTAGAAAGTAAAGAATGTAATGCTACAGGGAAAAGTAAAGGAACCAGAATGTCGTCAGGTTCTCTGAGCAGTAGCCTGAACTCATCCTGGCAGAAGGCATCTTTCTCCAGATCTCCTCCAAATGAAGATTTTGGTCCGATCTTGAAGAACAAGCCCGAGACTGGGAATGTGGATGGTCTTTCTGGTCATGCAAATGTTGAACATCCTCAAGGAAGTGCATCGTTACCGTCCTCTGAGCTCGACTCGTTTGTAATGGTTCCTTCTGATCATTCTTCAGCTTCATCTAACCGAGGTAAAGATTCCAGCCCTGCTGACTCTCCAACGATTCAGCGTCCGTCACATTCAGACCTACAGGACAATCCGAGCAAGAACCGCAGCCGTGACCTGTTCCCCAGCTACATGACCTGCAGTACATGTTTCCAGGGGTGCACTATGGGAAGTGTAGTTCTGACGGAGCAGGACTACAGATCCCTCCTCTCAGGAGTTTGTCAGGGCTGCCTGCTGAGGAGACTTCCAGACCAAACCTTCAAACTCAGACACTACAACAGAGCCTACA GTGGTGTTCTGCTGAAGTACTCTAAGGTGACGGAGAGCTGGACGGGCAGTGAGACGAGTGTGTTTGTGGGCGGAGTTCTGCAGGTGGCTGTAGAAGGAAGACAAAGACAGGCCTTCAGGATTCAGTACCTCCACCAGGAGCAGCTGCTGGGCAG TTATGTAGGTAAGGAGTACCTGAGGGAGAGGAAGCCTCATGCTCACCTGGCGGACGTGGAGAGGCAGATGACGGCGCAGTTTTACGTTATGGAGTTTAATAAACGTCTTTACGAGAGTAACAAGACCACGCAGATCTTCTACATCCCCTCTGAGCTCCTGCTG ATCACAGAAGCAGACTGTATGGTAGCTTGTGTATCGGTGGAGCCGTACATGCTGGGGGATTTTGTGAAACTCACCAACAacacaaccaaaaaaaacaagCGACTGCAGGCCACTGATTACGGGATCGCGTTCGGACACTTCACCTACGCCTTCTCCAACCAGCAGGAGGTGGTGGTGGACCTGCAGG GATGGGTGACGGCCAATGGGAAAGGTCTGGCGTATCTAACAGACCCTCAGATCCACTCTCTCAGAAAACCTAAATCCCCCAGTAACTTCCACCAGAACGGGATCCTGAAgttcctgcagcagcagcacggaGAACGCTGCGGTCCCGTCTGCTGCGCCGCCCTGCAGGACTTCCCGCAGCACCTGCTGAAGTGA
- the LOC103021667 gene encoding zinc finger protein 135 isoform X2, with amino-acid sequence MQENTDQHQIHQRIHTEEKPHQCSDCGKSFTAQSNLKTHQRIHTGVKLNHCSECGMCFTTLSDLKRHRRVHTGEKLYQCSECSKSFSQKSNLHAHQRVHTGEKPHQCPDCGKSFTRNSILQIHQRIHTGEKPYQCSDCGKRFYDQNCLLRHRRIHTEENPYQCSECGKSFTAKQSLHHHERVHTGQKPYLCSECGKSFINKSSLHRHRHVHTGEKPYQCSDCGKRFTIRSNLQRHQRIHTGEKPYYCSQCGKSFRDLGNLRQHQLIHSRQNLYQCSECEKSFIHRNSFLKHQHIHTGDKPYSCADCEKSFIDKVHLQEHQRVHTGEKPYFCSDCGKSFRHSATFKKHQRIHTRKKKQ; translated from the coding sequence ATGCAGGAAAACACCGACCAACAccaaattcaccagcgcattcacactgaagagaaaccgcatcagtgttcagactgtgggaagagttttactgcacagagtaatctcaaaactcaccagcgcattcacactggagtgaaaCTGAAtcactgttcagagtgtgggaTGTGTTTTACTACACTGAGTGATCTCAAAAGACATCGCCgggttcacactggagagaaactgtatcagtgctcagagtgttcAAAGAGTTTTAGTCAGAAGAGTAATCTTCATGcacaccagcgtgttcacactggagagaaaccgcatcagtgtccagactgtggaaagagcttTACTAGGAATAGTATTCTccaaattcaccagcgcattcacaccggagagaaaccgtatcagtgctcagactgtgggaagaggttTTATGATCAAAACTGTCTTCTAAgacaccggcgcattcacacagAGGAGAATCCGTATCAGTGCTccgagtgtggaaagagttttactgccAAGCAAAGTCTCCATCATCACGAGCGTGTTCACACTGGACAGAAACCATATCTGTGCTCAGAGTGCGGAAAGAGTTTCATCAACAAGAGTAGCCTCCATAGACACCGgcacgttcacactggagagaaaccgtatcagtgctcagactgtgggaagcgTTTTACTATTCGGAGTAATCTtcaaagacaccagcgcattcacacaggagagaaaccgtattactgctcgcAGTGCGGGAAGAGTTTTCGTGATTTGGGTAATCTCAGACAGCACCAGCTCATCCACTCCAGACAGAACCTGTATCAGTGCTCCGAGTGTGAAAAGAGTTTCATTCATAGAAACAGTTTCctaaaacaccagcacattcacaccgGAGATAAACCGTATTCGTGCGCAGACTGTGAAAAGAGTTTTATTGATAAGGTTCATCTCCAGGagcaccagcgcgttcacactggagagaaaccctatttctgttcagactgtgggaagagttttaggcATTCtgcaacctttaaaaaacaccagcgcattcacaccagaaaaaaaaaacaataa
- the epdl1 gene encoding ependymin-like 1, with the protein MKLLLWITITVALLVESCLMERPHPPHPPHPHPPHPTHHHHHPHPCRSPSELEGKLTVTTPSGEFFAYGKYTYDADGQRIRFEELGQYQNKSFRADVLLLYKEGVMYTINREEKTCAKSELKDTFHPMEIPDNATLLGQVVLGSFSAPGEGLLVNSWMGEMPLLEAKYFLTFTEFGCLPISSLYYSQKTGWITTSFFNIVVGIKDPSSLTPPPFCTNATVESEGNFYSAFF; encoded by the exons ATGAAGCTCCTGCTGTGGATCACCATCACTGTCGCCTTATTGGTCGAGAGCTGCCTGATGGAACGACCTcaccctcctcatcctcctcatcctcacccTCCTCACCCcactcaccatcatcatcatcctcatccctGCA GGTCTCCCTCAGAGCTTGAAGGAAAGCTTACTGTG acgACTCCGAGCGGTGAGTTCTTTGCGTACGGTAAATACACGTACGACGCCGACGGTCAGCGGATCCGGTTTGAAGAACTTGGACAGTATCAGAACAAATCCTTCAGAGCCGACGTCCTGCTGCTCTATAAAGAG GGTGTGATGTACACGATTAACCGTGAGGAGAAGACCTGCGCTAAATCAGAGCTGAAAGACACTTTCCACCCCATGGAGATCCCGGATAACGCCACTCTGCTGGGGCAGGTGGTTCTGGGTAGTTTCTCCGCCCCAGGTGAAGGACTGCTGGTCAACTCCTGGATGGGAGAGATGCCTCTACTGGAAG cgAAGTACTTCCTGACGTTTACTGAGTTTGGCTGCCTCCCCATCTCCTCCCTGTACTACTCACAGAAAACTGGCTGGATCACCACCAg CTTCTTCAACATCGTGGTGGGGATCAAAGACCCGAGCTCACTGACTCCGCCCCCTTTCTGTACCAACGCTACAGTGGAGAGCGAGGGAAACTTCTACAGCGCTTTCTTCTAA
- the LOC103021667 gene encoding zinc finger protein 234 isoform X1, protein MDIQQMSSDSVYTDTSHKLTQENIDKERSHHCSECGVSFITKSHLQVHQRVHTGEKQFQCSECGKSFNRQSNLQAHQRIHTGEKPFQCPDCGKTFNRQSNLQLHLRVHTGEKPYQCPDCGKSFTYQSNFQQHQRVHTGEKPHQCSECGKSFRSLGNLKGHQLVHRGETPYQCSVCGKSFNRQSNLQQHQRIHTGDKPHQCLECGKSFTHKCKLQEHQRIHTGENLYQCSDCGKTCFKKSHLEDHQRIHTGEKPYQCSVCGKSFALQTTLQIHQRVHTGEKPYHCSECGKGFRYAGHLKVHQRVHTGEKPYHCPECGKSFNYVGNLKEHQRIHSGEKPFPCTVCGKSFRYLGHLKEHRRVHTGEKPFQCPECEKSFIAKHSLQIHQRIHTGEKPYQCSECGKFFRCLDHLKGHQRVHTGEKPYYCSECGKSFSDLRVLTAHQHVHTGDKPYQCSTCGKSFTLKRSLQIHQRVHTSENTSVP, encoded by the coding sequence ATGGATATTCAGCAAATGTCGTCTGATTCTGTTTACACTGACACATCTCACAAACTAACGCAGGAAAACATAGATAAAGAGAGATCTCACCACTGCTCTGAGTGTGGGGTAAGTTTCATTACAAAAAGCCATCTCCAAgttcaccagcgcgttcacactggagagaaacagtttcagtgctcagagtgtggaaagagttttaaccGTCAAAGTAACCTTCAAgcgcaccagcgcattcacactggggaGAAACCGTTTCAATGTCCAGACTGTGGAAAGACTTTTAATCGTCAAAGTAATCTCCAACTTCacctgcgtgttcacactggagagaaaccgtatcagtgtccggattgtggaaagagttttacttaCCAGAGTAATTTTCAacaacaccagcgcgttcacaccggagagaaaccgcatcagtgctcagagtgtgggaagagttttcgTTCTCTAGGTAATCTCAAAGGACATCAGCTCGTCCACAGAGGAGAGACGCCGTATCAGTGTTCAGTCTGTGGAAAGAGTTTCAATCGTCAAAGTAATCTTcagcaacaccagcgcattcacactggagataaACCACATCAGTGcttagagtgtggaaagagttttactcacaAGTGTAAACTCCaagaacaccagcgcattcacaccggagagaatcTGTATCAGTGCTCGGACTGTGGAAAGAcctgttttaaaaaaagtcatCTTGAagaccaccagcgcattcacactggagagaaaccgtatcagtgctcagtgtgtggaaagagttttgctCTACAGACTACTCTTCAAattcaccagcgcgttcacacaggagagaaaccgtatcactgttcagagtgCGGAAAAGGTTTCCGTTATGCAGGACATTTAAAAGtgcaccagcgtgttcacactggagagaaaccgtatcattgtccagagtgtggaaagagttttaattaTGTAGGTAATCTTAaagaacaccagcgcattcactctGGAGAGAAACCCTTTCCGTGCACAGTCTGTGGAAAAAGTTTTCGTTATCTGGGTCATTTAAAGGAACACCGGcgcgttcacaccggagagaaaccttTTCAGTGTCCAGAGTGTGAAAAGAGTTTTATCGCGAAGCACAGTCTccaaattcaccagcgcattcacactggagagaaaccttatcagTGCTCGGAGTGTGGGAAATTCTTCCGTTGTCTGGATCATCTTAAAggacaccagcgcgttcacacaggagagaaaccgtattactgttcagaATGTGGAAAGAGCTTCAGTGATCTTCGTGTCCTCACAGCACATCAGCACGTCCACACAGGAGataaaccgtatcagtgctcaacGTGTGGAAAGAGCTTCACTCTGAAGCGTAGTCTTCAAAttcaccagcgtgttcacaccaGCGAAAACACGTCAGTGCCCTGA
- the LOC103021999 gene encoding zinc finger protein 239: MVDLQEISSDFIHTDASPSLKQDSVVKEKNHQCSECGRSFAHISNLHKHRRVHTGEKPYQCPDCGKSFGRGQSLRRHQRIHTGEKPYQCSQCEKSYRYQSHLIEHERSHTGEKPYQCEKCEKSFLRKSGLREHQYVHTGVKPYHCSECGKNFSLRTTLLAHQQIHTGYKPYYCAECGKGFKDVHDLSVHQRVHTGEKPFLCPYCGKSFTLKRSLQIHQRIHTGEKPYQCSECGKNFSDPRDLRVHHRVHTGEKPYQCPECGKRFTCSSSLQDHQHIHTGERPYQCSQCGKTFRQRGAFRSHRHLHAKKQSVTERTELPDAEEEPAEPLTSEEQIEQQDPQQ, encoded by the coding sequence ATGGTGGATCTTCAGGAAATATCGTCTGATTTTATCCACACTGATGCGTCTCCCAGCTTAAAACAGGACAGCGTAGTGAAGGAGAAAAATCACCAGTGCTCTGAGTGCGGAAGGAGCTTCGCTCACATCAGTAATCTCCATAAACACCGGcgcgttcacaccggagagaaaccgtatcagtgcccgGACTGCGGGAAAAGCTTTGGTCGAGGGCAGAGTCTcagaagacaccagcgcattcacactggagagaaaccgtatcagtgctcacaGTGTGAGAAAAGTTACCGATATCAAAGTCATCTAATAGAGCACGAGCGCAGTCACACGGGCGAGAAACCGTACCAGTGCGAAAAGTGCGAAAAGAGCTTTTTGCGCAAGAGTGGCCTTCGAGAACACCAGTACGTTCACACAGGtgtgaaaccgtatcactgctccgagTGCGGGAAGAACTTTTCTCTACGCACTACTCTGCTAGCTCACCAGCAAATTCACACCGGATACAAACCGTACTACTGCGCAGAGTGCGGGAAAGGTTTCAAAGACGTGCACGATCTCTCagtccaccagcgcgttcacaccggagagaaaccgtttctgTGCCCCTACTGTGGAAAGAGCTTCACTCTGAAGCGTAGCCTCCAAATCCACCAGCggattcacaccggagagaaaccgtatcagtgctcagagtgcgggaagaaCTTCAGCGACCCGCGAGATCTCCGCGTCCACCACcgcgttcacaccggagagaaaccgtatcagtgcccgGAGTGCGGGAAGCGCTTCacctgcagcagcagcctccaggatcaccagcacattcacaccggagagagaCCGTACCAGTGCTCCCAGTGCGGGAAGACCTTCAGACAGCGCGGAGCGTTCAGATCTCACCGACACCTCCACGCTAAAAAACAGAGCGTGACGGAGCGTACAGAGCTTCCCGACGCTGAGGAGGAACCTGCAGAACCCTTGACCTCTGAGGAGCAGATAGAGCAGCAGGATCCTCAGCaatag